One window of the Paenibacillus beijingensis genome contains the following:
- a CDS encoding tRNA (adenine(22)-N(1))-methyltransferase, with translation MLMISKRLASIAAYVTPGSRVADIGSDHALLPIFLVQSGKVPSAIAGELNAGPLEAARKGTAAAGLSAKIQVRQGDGLAVLQPGEADTITISGMGGSLIRTILQDGNEAGKLAGVKELVLQPNVGEEFVRAWLLDNGWYLQDEHILEEDGKIYEVLHARKPADAASLNDKLYGADQARKLRLRMGPYLLGRPTDVLERKWNQELDKLGRIIGQLSQSDLPEARAKENELLREMREIEEVLSCLPKDKR, from the coding sequence ATGTTAATGATTTCAAAACGGCTGGCGTCGATTGCCGCCTATGTTACGCCGGGCAGCAGAGTGGCGGATATCGGATCGGATCACGCGTTGCTGCCGATTTTTCTCGTACAATCGGGCAAAGTGCCGTCCGCGATTGCCGGCGAGCTGAATGCCGGACCGCTGGAGGCGGCGCGCAAAGGAACCGCGGCAGCCGGATTGTCGGCAAAGATTCAAGTCCGGCAAGGAGACGGGCTGGCCGTTTTGCAGCCGGGAGAAGCGGATACTATTACGATATCCGGTATGGGCGGCAGTCTGATCCGCACCATATTGCAAGACGGGAATGAGGCCGGCAAGCTGGCCGGCGTGAAAGAACTGGTGCTGCAGCCCAATGTGGGGGAAGAGTTCGTGCGCGCCTGGCTGCTCGACAACGGCTGGTATTTGCAGGACGAGCACATATTGGAAGAGGACGGCAAAATATATGAGGTGCTTCATGCGCGCAAGCCTGCGGATGCGGCATCGCTGAACGACAAGCTGTACGGAGCGGACCAAGCCCGCAAGCTGAGGCTGCGCATGGGGCCTTATTTGTTGGGCCGGCCTACGGACGTTTTAGAGCGTAAATGGAATCAGGAGCTGGATAAGCTGGGCCGCATTATCGGTCAGCTGTCGCAGTCGGATCTGCCGGAAGCGCGAGCGAAGGAAAATGAATTGCTGCGGGAGATGCGCGAGATCGAGGAGGTGCTCTCATGTTTGCCCAAGGACAAACGGTAA
- a CDS encoding Nif3-like dinuclear metal center hexameric protein, translated as MFAQGQTVIQLMEQLAPKQYAMENDKIGLQLGTLNKEIRQVLVALDVTDAVADEAIAIGADLIIAHHAIIYRPLAKLDTSTPAGRLYEKLIKHDIVVYIAHTNLDVTDGGMNDWMADLLGIAEESRSSLEELHTDKLYKLAVFVPKTHHERVREALWNAGAGGIGNYDCCSFNIEGTGTFRPGEGTDPFIGSRGKLETVEEIRLEMIVPDSVRRKAVQAMLKAHPYEEVAYDLYPMDLKGRTWGLGRVGKLNEPLTLGEFAERVKEAFDVPYVRLVGDPARSVKKAAVLGGSGARYYRNAIFAGADVLVTGDVDYHTAHDALAAGMCLIDPGHNAEKIMKPRVADWLSQRLAERKYATKVAASAENTEPFRFV; from the coding sequence ATGTTTGCCCAAGGACAAACGGTAATCCAATTGATGGAGCAGCTGGCTCCGAAACAATACGCGATGGAAAATGATAAAATCGGCCTGCAGCTCGGCACGCTGAACAAAGAGATCCGTCAAGTGCTGGTGGCGCTGGACGTTACGGATGCGGTGGCGGATGAGGCGATTGCGATCGGAGCGGACCTGATCATCGCGCATCACGCGATTATTTACCGGCCGCTTGCAAAGCTGGATACGTCCACCCCGGCCGGCCGCTTGTACGAAAAGCTCATAAAGCACGATATCGTCGTCTATATCGCCCACACCAATTTGGATGTGACCGACGGCGGCATGAACGACTGGATGGCCGATCTGCTGGGAATTGCGGAGGAGAGCCGTTCAAGTCTGGAAGAGCTGCATACCGACAAGCTGTACAAGCTGGCCGTATTTGTGCCGAAGACCCATCACGAGCGCGTCCGCGAAGCGCTTTGGAACGCGGGGGCCGGCGGGATCGGCAATTATGACTGCTGCAGCTTTAATATCGAAGGGACCGGTACGTTCAGGCCCGGAGAAGGGACGGATCCGTTCATCGGAAGCCGGGGCAAGCTGGAGACGGTGGAGGAGATCCGGCTGGAGATGATCGTTCCGGACAGTGTACGCCGCAAAGCGGTGCAGGCGATGCTGAAAGCCCACCCGTACGAGGAAGTGGCTTACGACTTGTATCCGATGGATTTGAAAGGCCGCACCTGGGGGCTTGGCCGTGTCGGCAAGCTGAACGAGCCGCTGACGCTGGGCGAATTTGCCGAGCGGGTGAAAGAAGCCTTTGACGTTCCTTATGTCCGGCTTGTCGGAGATCCGGCCCGCAGCGTCAAAAAAGCGGCCGTGCTCGGCGGATCCGGCGCCCGTTATTACCGCAACGCGATCTTTGCAGGAGCGGACGTGCTTGTAACGGGCGACGTTGATTATCATACGGCCCATGACGCGCTTGCGGCCGGAATGTGCCTCATTGATCCGGGCCACAACGCGGAGAAAATTATGAAGCCGCGAGTGGCGGACTGGCTGTCGCAGCGGCTCGCAGAACGCAAGTACGCGACAAAGGTGGCCGCGTCGGCGGAAAATACGGAGCCGTTCCGCTTCGTATAG
- a CDS encoding S8 family peptidase: MRKKWVGWFTALAALALLLPITPWFGANNRDNGGDNVQITKTKALSAKKERALKLASLQRDMNATAKLCTLQCSKELGKMLAKDHSGPGLAKHLQKMMKQRPQLRYVQQVGAASPVSAGSVAPDLKERAEGYLAKARTEAGSGRFYESPVFMTDGERYVVLGVPRRPGNRSAGMIALIRQDTVGDVQKHQMRNLRLVPYPAEGHYRMESVQSGTMKDMTVREGEDNGNASHYHINEVVVRFQRDPSEAQMQQIRSDIGAAKEQKLGKTFVFRSRQMDARNMMAYFQKRWKPEYVEPHYLYLTNDIKDGSKTLQSKVNLPAKEDQSAQAAGSPIVPNDVLYSKYQWNLPSIETERGWNVSKGDTAVSVGVLDTGVQADHPDLKGKLLGGTNIVEPGSAPADDVGHGTHVSGIIAAGVNNGEGVAGISWYNKVMPVKVLDSSGAGSTYSVAQGIIWATDHGAKVINMSLGNYAQAAFLHDAIKYAYNKDVVLIAASGNDNTDRPGYPAAYPEVLAVAATDANGRKASFSNYGSYIDVAAPGDTIASTYPGNEYAALSGTSMASPHAAALAALIRSKNPELTNVEVMDLMRNTARDLGPEGKDDYFGYGQIDVVRALEAAETTGKSLQTFSSRAKARLSAIAQRYENANP; this comes from the coding sequence ATGCGAAAAAAATGGGTTGGCTGGTTTACCGCGCTGGCCGCGCTCGCTCTTCTGCTTCCGATCACCCCTTGGTTTGGAGCGAATAACCGCGATAACGGCGGTGACAATGTGCAAATTACAAAAACGAAGGCGCTGTCGGCCAAGAAGGAACGAGCGCTTAAGCTCGCTTCCTTGCAGCGGGACATGAACGCCACTGCAAAACTGTGCACGCTCCAGTGCTCCAAGGAGCTGGGCAAAATGCTCGCCAAGGATCACAGCGGACCGGGACTTGCGAAACATCTGCAAAAAATGATGAAGCAGCGCCCGCAGCTGCGGTACGTGCAGCAGGTCGGAGCAGCCTCCCCCGTTTCGGCCGGTTCCGTTGCCCCGGATTTAAAAGAAAGGGCCGAGGGCTATTTGGCGAAAGCCCGCACTGAGGCCGGAAGCGGCCGGTTCTACGAATCGCCGGTTTTCATGACGGACGGCGAGCGTTACGTCGTGCTCGGCGTGCCCCGTCGTCCCGGTAACCGCTCAGCCGGGATGATCGCCTTGATCCGTCAGGACACGGTAGGCGATGTCCAAAAGCACCAAATGCGCAACTTACGCCTCGTTCCTTACCCGGCAGAAGGTCATTACCGCATGGAATCGGTCCAGTCCGGCACCATGAAAGATATGACGGTCCGCGAAGGAGAAGATAACGGAAACGCCAGCCATTACCATATCAACGAGGTCGTGGTCCGTTTTCAACGCGATCCCAGCGAAGCGCAGATGCAGCAGATCCGGTCGGATATCGGCGCCGCTAAAGAGCAAAAGTTAGGTAAAACCTTTGTATTCCGTTCCCGCCAGATGGATGCAAGGAACATGATGGCCTATTTTCAGAAGCGGTGGAAGCCGGAATATGTGGAACCTCATTACTTGTATTTAACGAATGACATTAAGGATGGTTCCAAAACGTTGCAATCCAAAGTAAACTTGCCGGCAAAAGAGGACCAGTCCGCCCAAGCGGCGGGTTCTCCCATTGTCCCCAATGATGTGCTGTACTCGAAATACCAATGGAATCTGCCCTCGATCGAAACGGAACGGGGCTGGAACGTTTCCAAAGGAGATACTGCCGTCTCCGTGGGCGTGCTGGACACCGGAGTGCAGGCCGACCACCCGGATTTGAAGGGCAAGCTGCTCGGCGGCACTAATATCGTCGAGCCGGGATCGGCGCCCGCGGACGACGTCGGACACGGCACCCATGTATCCGGCATTATCGCCGCCGGCGTCAATAACGGCGAAGGCGTTGCCGGAATAAGCTGGTACAACAAGGTGATGCCGGTCAAAGTGCTGGACAGCAGCGGCGCCGGCTCCACTTACTCCGTTGCGCAGGGCATTATTTGGGCAACCGACCACGGGGCCAAAGTGATCAACATGAGTCTTGGCAATTACGCGCAGGCGGCCTTTCTTCACGACGCCATTAAATATGCCTACAATAAGGATGTCGTACTGATCGCTGCAAGCGGCAATGACAATACGGACCGGCCCGGTTATCCGGCCGCATATCCCGAAGTGCTCGCTGTGGCTGCGACTGATGCAAACGGCCGGAAAGCATCTTTTTCCAACTACGGCAGCTATATCGACGTCGCAGCGCCCGGAGACACGATCGCCAGCACATACCCCGGCAATGAGTATGCGGCGCTGTCCGGCACCTCGATGGCAAGCCCTCACGCGGCCGCGCTCGCTGCGCTGATCCGTTCCAAAAACCCGGAACTGACCAATGTCGAGGTGATGGATCTGATGCGCAATACAGCCCGGGATCTGGGTCCGGAAGGCAAGGACGATTATTTCGGCTATGGGCAAATCGACGTGGTTAGGGCGCTCGAAGCGGCGGAGACGACCGGCAAGTCGCTGCAAACTTTTTCGAGCCGGGCAAAAGCCAGACTGTCGGCAATTGCCCAGCGATACGAGAATGCGAATCCGTGA
- a CDS encoding YpuI family protein, whose translation MSSTNVKTLSESTRGKLKQAISNLEPFLNEHSLSQLTTPEAGEEEQAFYKGLLSDMRHLLVYSEVAYEKLGVTLRRPNFDIDYAERVLYEVYHQCVNAFFYPKNEVYSEDGRYAYTGQDAIRFRVKPVRVARDIVLGISKIFEELRDDLSYYENDYMTQRRMQGSK comes from the coding sequence ATGTCATCTACCAATGTCAAGACGCTTAGCGAATCAACACGCGGCAAATTAAAACAAGCCATTTCGAATCTGGAGCCTTTTTTGAACGAACATTCCCTGTCCCAACTTACCACCCCGGAAGCGGGTGAAGAAGAACAGGCCTTTTATAAAGGATTGCTGTCGGACATGCGTCACCTGCTTGTTTATTCCGAGGTTGCTTACGAGAAGCTGGGCGTAACGCTGCGCCGTCCCAATTTCGATATCGACTATGCGGAACGGGTACTGTACGAAGTGTATCACCAATGCGTAAACGCCTTCTTTTATCCGAAAAATGAAGTTTATTCCGAGGACGGCCGTTATGCTTACACCGGTCAGGACGCCATTCGTTTCCGGGTAAAGCCGGTTCGCGTTGCGCGTGACATTGTGCTTGGCATTTCCAAAATTTTCGAAGAGCTGCGCGACGACCTTTCGTATTATGAAAATGACTATATGACCCAGCGCAGAATGCAGGGTTCAAAATAA
- a CDS encoding DUF1540 domain-containing protein, producing MPNGVKCSVSNCTFWDEGNRCGASHINIEIDGHAYANISEEFGEELGSGHKDRANESAATCCHTFKPKE from the coding sequence ATGCCGAATGGCGTGAAATGCAGTGTCTCCAATTGCACATTCTGGGATGAGGGCAACCGGTGCGGGGCAAGCCACATCAACATTGAAATCGATGGGCATGCTTATGCAAACATTTCGGAAGAGTTTGGGGAAGAGCTCGGATCCGGGCATAAGGACCGGGCTAACGAGTCGGCCGCCACTTGCTGTCATACCTTTAAACCGAAGGAGTGA
- a CDS encoding lytic transglycosylase domain-containing protein, which produces MSIDPRIMRTMLQLQLSPTLDFNGRASASASNDNLSSLFDNLLTGLMAAESGNTGAGNAAALHGKTERTALAALVESAAVYGSLSPDASMNVNGIASSAGLSVPPAEHAAAERPPASGPNGTGLQSAAESGTNAGQGGNPLWDARLQAGSLAEPGFEPAAYDPLISEAASKYGVDASLIKAVISSESSFNAEAVSSSGAKGLMQLMDDTARSLGVSDAFDPSQNIEAGTRYLSYLIRKYDGSVPTALAAYNAGPGRLERLGIGSGSELAAGFLSLPLETQRYVTKVLQKQITYTV; this is translated from the coding sequence ATGAGTATCGATCCGCGGATCATGAGGACAATGCTGCAGCTGCAGCTGTCGCCTACGTTGGATTTTAACGGCCGTGCATCGGCAAGTGCGTCAAATGACAATCTTTCCTCGCTGTTCGATAATCTGCTGACCGGTTTAATGGCGGCGGAAAGCGGCAATACAGGTGCAGGGAATGCTGCAGCGCTGCACGGAAAGACGGAGCGGACCGCTCTCGCCGCGCTGGTGGAATCGGCCGCCGTTTACGGCTCTCTCTCGCCGGACGCGAGCATGAACGTGAACGGCATCGCATCATCGGCCGGGCTTTCTGTGCCTCCGGCCGAACACGCGGCTGCGGAACGCCCGCCCGCTTCCGGACCTAACGGAACGGGGCTGCAAAGCGCTGCTGAAAGCGGCACGAATGCGGGGCAGGGGGGCAATCCGCTTTGGGACGCCCGGCTGCAAGCCGGTTCGCTGGCGGAGCCGGGATTCGAGCCTGCTGCTTATGATCCATTGATCTCGGAAGCGGCATCCAAGTACGGCGTCGATGCGTCGCTTATTAAAGCCGTTATCAGCTCGGAGTCATCGTTCAATGCTGAAGCGGTCTCTTCAAGCGGGGCAAAAGGGCTGATGCAGCTGATGGACGATACGGCGCGCAGCCTTGGCGTCAGCGACGCGTTCGACCCTTCCCAAAACATTGAAGCGGGCACCCGTTATTTGTCTTATTTGATCCGCAAATATGACGGCAGCGTTCCGACCGCTTTAGCGGCCTATAATGCCGGACCCGGAAGGCTGGAGCGGCTCGGTATCGGAAGCGGCAGCGAGCTCGCGGCCGGATTCTTATCTCTTCCGTTGGAGACGCAGCGTTACGTGACAAAAGTGCTGCAGAAACAGATCACTTATACCGTTTGA
- a CDS encoding cysteine desulfurase family protein, whose product MLYFDHCASTPPHPDVVRTMAEVMQLHYANPSSLHRAGREAEALIERARKQMANLFAVKPEEWVFTSGGTESNQLAIKGAAMRFRSRGNHLITTEVEHPSVYEAFRQLERSGFRVTYLPVDKTGTVSVTDLKRSLTEDTVLVSVMHVNNEVGTVQPIEEIGELLRNYPKTLFHVDGVQSIGKLPVNLKEWGIDLFSGSAHKLRGPKGIGLLYVREGLELEPLFSGGSQERELRAGTPNVAGIVAAAKAVRLAVEGQEERAAAMRALQSRLTGRLSSIPELVLNSCAPLVAPHIVHLSYPGMKPEVIVHQLEELGMLVSTKSACSSKDDKPSRVLLAMGCPRERAASGIRISFGDEHTKADIDALAAALAAAVQKLKPMERSETTTS is encoded by the coding sequence ATGCTTTATTTCGACCACTGCGCCTCAACCCCTCCCCATCCCGACGTCGTCCGAACGATGGCCGAAGTAATGCAGCTGCACTATGCCAATCCGTCATCGCTGCACCGGGCCGGCCGTGAGGCAGAAGCGCTCATTGAGCGGGCGAGGAAACAGATGGCAAATCTGTTTGCCGTGAAGCCGGAGGAATGGGTGTTCACTTCGGGCGGCACGGAAAGCAATCAGCTCGCCATTAAAGGAGCCGCAATGCGGTTTCGCTCTCGCGGCAATCATTTGATTACGACCGAAGTGGAGCATCCTTCCGTTTACGAGGCGTTCCGGCAGTTGGAGCGCAGCGGCTTTCGGGTGACCTATCTGCCGGTAGACAAAACCGGCACGGTGTCGGTCACAGATTTGAAGCGCTCGTTAACCGAAGATACCGTGCTTGTCAGTGTAATGCATGTGAATAACGAAGTTGGAACGGTTCAGCCGATCGAAGAAATTGGCGAGCTGCTGCGGAATTATCCGAAAACGCTGTTTCATGTGGACGGGGTGCAGAGCATCGGCAAGCTGCCGGTAAATCTAAAGGAATGGGGAATCGACTTGTTCAGCGGTTCGGCACACAAGCTGCGCGGGCCGAAAGGAATCGGCTTATTGTATGTACGGGAAGGATTGGAACTGGAGCCATTGTTCAGCGGCGGCAGTCAGGAACGCGAGCTGCGGGCGGGAACGCCGAACGTGGCGGGCATTGTTGCGGCGGCGAAAGCCGTCCGGCTTGCGGTTGAAGGACAGGAAGAGCGGGCGGCGGCCATGCGAGCGCTGCAATCGCGGTTAACCGGGCGCTTGTCCTCCATCCCCGAGCTGGTCTTGAACAGCTGCGCGCCGCTCGTGGCGCCGCATATCGTTCATTTATCGTATCCCGGCATGAAGCCGGAGGTGATTGTCCACCAGCTGGAAGAGCTCGGAATGCTCGTCTCGACCAAGTCGGCCTGTTCGTCCAAAGACGACAAGCCGAGCCGCGTGCTGCTGGCGATGGGCTGCCCGCGCGAGCGTGCGGCGAGCGGGATCCGCATCAGCTTCGGGGACGAGCATACGAAAGCGGATATTGACGCGCTTGCGGCCGCGCTTGCGGCCGCGGTTCAAAAGCTTAAGCCGATGGAAAGGAGCGAAACGACAACATCATGA
- the thiI gene encoding tRNA uracil 4-sulfurtransferase ThiI: MIYDRILVRFGELTMKGRNRGRFEQQLLRQIKLSLRAFSALQYEKTYGRIYIILNGEPYDKVAERLKDVFGLSSFSPVKRAEPELESIRDTALDVMRSLSSVPSTFKVSVRRGWKEFHHDSQQMNHLVGSHVLRAIPALKVDVRSPQVELRVDIQYEGAYIYCESIAGAGGFPYGTSGKALLLLSGGIDSPVAGWLALRKGLELEAVHFHSYPFTSEQAKQKVIALARRLAHYTGRPLKLHLVPFTEVQTALAGQKQDHLMITMMRRAMLRITGELAERHGASAVVTGDSLGQVASQTLGSMNVIGRTMELPLLRPLIMMDKQEIIDIAERIGTFATSILPFEDCCTLFVPKSPSTNPNLRVVEKVESFIPELDAMLQRAVDGTETVSLRATDREPEFVHTTAAAGENDWF; the protein is encoded by the coding sequence ATGATTTACGATCGCATATTGGTCCGTTTCGGCGAATTAACGATGAAAGGGCGGAACCGGGGACGGTTCGAGCAGCAGCTGCTCAGGCAGATCAAGCTGTCTCTGCGCGCTTTTTCCGCATTGCAGTACGAAAAAACGTACGGACGGATTTACATTATTTTAAACGGCGAGCCTTACGATAAAGTAGCGGAACGTCTGAAGGACGTGTTCGGCCTGTCGTCGTTCAGCCCCGTCAAACGGGCCGAGCCGGAACTCGAAAGCATACGGGACACCGCCTTGGACGTTATGCGCTCTCTTTCGTCCGTGCCTTCTACGTTCAAAGTGTCGGTTCGCAGAGGCTGGAAAGAGTTCCATCATGATTCGCAGCAGATGAACCATCTTGTCGGCTCGCATGTGCTGCGCGCAATTCCAGCGCTGAAGGTGGACGTGCGCAGCCCACAGGTGGAGCTGAGGGTTGATATCCAATACGAAGGGGCTTACATTTACTGCGAGTCCATTGCCGGAGCGGGCGGTTTTCCTTACGGGACGAGCGGGAAAGCGCTGCTGCTGCTGTCCGGGGGAATCGACAGTCCGGTGGCCGGATGGCTTGCGCTGCGCAAAGGACTGGAACTAGAAGCCGTCCATTTTCACAGCTATCCTTTTACAAGCGAGCAGGCGAAACAGAAAGTTATCGCTCTGGCAAGGAGGCTGGCCCACTATACCGGAAGACCTCTTAAGCTGCATCTGGTGCCGTTCACGGAAGTGCAAACCGCGCTGGCCGGGCAGAAGCAGGACCATCTGATGATAACGATGATGCGCCGGGCGATGCTGCGCATAACCGGAGAGCTGGCGGAGCGGCACGGGGCGTCGGCCGTCGTGACGGGCGACAGTCTCGGGCAGGTGGCCAGCCAAACGCTCGGCAGCATGAACGTGATCGGACGGACGATGGAGCTGCCGCTGCTGCGTCCGCTCATTATGATGGATAAACAGGAAATCATTGACATTGCCGAGCGCATCGGCACATTTGCTACGTCGATTTTGCCCTTCGAGGACTGCTGTACGCTCTTCGTGCCGAAATCGCCGAGCACCAATCCTAACCTGCGGGTCGTGGAGAAGGTGGAGTCCTTCATTCCGGAACTGGACGCGATGCTGCAGCGCGCTGTCGACGGTACGGAGACGGTTTCGCTTCGCGCGACGGACCGTGAACCGGAGTTCGTGCACACGACGGCGGCGGCCGGAGAGAACGACTGGTTTTAG
- a CDS encoding TerC family protein has protein sequence MDVMSMEFWTALITIVFIDLMLAGDNAIVIGMAARNLPKEQQKKAVIWGTFGAVAIRIIATVIVTSLLNVPWLHLAGGLLLLWIAYKLLVQEEGEHNIKAGNTLAASIRTIVIADAAMGLDNVLAVAGASHGNIWLVILGLIISIPIVVWGSTLFIRLLNRFPWIAYVGSAVLVYTAAHMITGEKKIAAFFEDSPLLEWSFILILIVIVLATGLITQNLRKNKAAQQKRRETH, from the coding sequence ATGGATGTCATGAGTATGGAATTTTGGACGGCGCTGATCACCATTGTGTTCATCGACCTGATGCTTGCCGGCGACAATGCGATCGTCATCGGCATGGCGGCGCGCAATCTGCCAAAGGAGCAGCAGAAGAAAGCGGTAATTTGGGGAACGTTCGGCGCGGTTGCCATCCGCATTATCGCCACGGTGATCGTCACTTCACTGCTTAATGTGCCATGGCTGCACTTGGCCGGAGGACTGCTGCTGCTGTGGATTGCCTATAAGCTGCTTGTTCAGGAGGAGGGCGAACACAACATTAAAGCGGGCAACACGCTTGCCGCCTCCATCCGCACGATTGTTATTGCCGACGCCGCGATGGGATTGGATAACGTACTCGCCGTAGCGGGAGCTTCGCACGGAAACATATGGCTTGTCATTCTCGGCCTTATTATCAGCATCCCGATCGTCGTTTGGGGAAGCACTCTTTTCATCCGTCTCCTTAATCGTTTCCCATGGATTGCCTATGTCGGATCCGCAGTTCTCGTCTACACGGCCGCTCATATGATTACCGGTGAAAAGAAAATTGCAGCTTTCTTCGAAGACAGTCCGCTTCTGGAATGGTCCTTCATCCTTATTCTGATTGTTATTGTGCTGGCAACGGGCCTCATCACCCAGAATCTTCGCAAAAACAAAGCCGCCCAGCAAAAAAGAAGAGAAACCCATTAA
- a CDS encoding TerC family protein, which translates to MDNLLTFLEIVLINVLLSGDNAVVIAMASQHLPERQRKRAVWWGAAAAVGLRCVLTLAAISMLSVPFLQAAGSLLLLYIAVKLLADAEHGSEGDGIKLQKTHTLAGAVRTIVAADFIMSLDNVLAIAAVADGDEILILLGIGISIPMIIWGSHLIGRMLGKFPSLVYIGAGLLGYAAGEMMIKDPGMNRLIFQHHATLHEAVPLLCIPLVIIVALLKRTR; encoded by the coding sequence TTGGACAATCTGCTAACGTTTCTGGAAATTGTACTGATTAACGTGCTGCTCAGCGGAGATAACGCGGTTGTCATTGCGATGGCCAGCCAGCATCTGCCGGAGCGGCAGCGCAAACGCGCGGTTTGGTGGGGAGCGGCGGCGGCGGTCGGATTGCGCTGTGTGCTCACGCTTGCTGCGATTTCGATGCTGTCCGTGCCGTTTCTGCAGGCGGCAGGCTCGCTTCTGCTCCTGTATATCGCCGTCAAGCTGCTTGCCGATGCCGAGCACGGTTCGGAGGGAGACGGGATCAAGCTTCAAAAGACGCATACTTTGGCCGGTGCGGTGCGGACGATCGTTGCAGCCGATTTCATTATGAGTCTCGATAACGTGCTTGCCATCGCGGCTGTTGCCGACGGCGATGAGATTCTTATTTTGCTCGGGATCGGAATTAGTATTCCGATGATCATTTGGGGCAGCCATCTGATCGGCCGAATGCTTGGCAAATTTCCTTCGCTTGTTTATATCGGAGCGGGTCTGCTCGGTTACGCCGCGGGTGAAATGATGATCAAGGATCCCGGAATGAACCGTCTCATTTTCCAACATCATGCGACGCTGCACGAGGCGGTTCCGCTGCTGTGCATCCCGCTTGTCATCATTGTCGCTTTGCTGAAACGGACGCGCTGA